A stretch of the Staphylococcus sp. NRL 16/872 genome encodes the following:
- the rpsF gene encoding 30S ribosomal protein S6, producing the protein MRTYEIMYVVRPNIEEDAKKAVVERFNGILASEGSEVLEEKDWGKRRLAYEIEDFKEGFYNIVRIKTDNNRATDEFQRLAKINDDIIRYIVIREDQDK; encoded by the coding sequence ATGAGAACATATGAAATTATGTATGTCGTACGTCCTAACATTGAAGAGGATGCTAAAAAAGCTGTTGTTGAACGCTTTAACGGTATCTTAGCTTCAGAAGGATCAGAAGTTTTAGAAGAAAAAGACTGGGGTAAACGCCGTCTTGCTTATGAAATTGAAGATTTCAAAGAAGGCTTCTATAACATCGTACGCATTAAAACTGATAACAACAGAGCTACAGACGAATTCCAACGTTTAGCTAAAATCAATGACGATATCATCCGTTATATCGTTATCCGCGAAGACCAAGATAAGTAA